The Leisingera caerulea DSM 24564 genome has a window encoding:
- the pncA gene encoding bifunctional nicotinamidase/pyrazinamidase, with the protein MPITPKPTDLLCLIDIQNDFLPGGALAVPDGDEILPQAHMLAMQFDNVVLTQDWHPIDHKSFAAEHEGCEPFEVIEVDYGQQVLWPVHCVQGTTGAEIALAPSVLDKAQAIFRKGFRPGIDSYSAFLENDGTTPTGLAGFMRERGLTRAVFAGLALDYCVGFSALDARKLGFEAAVDLGSCRGIADASIAERMAEMKAAGVELI; encoded by the coding sequence ATGCCCATTACCCCGAAACCGACCGACCTCCTTTGCTTGATCGACATCCAGAACGACTTCTTGCCAGGCGGAGCTCTCGCTGTGCCGGATGGGGATGAGATCCTCCCGCAGGCGCATATGCTGGCCATGCAATTCGACAATGTGGTGCTGACCCAGGACTGGCATCCGATCGATCACAAGAGCTTCGCGGCCGAACATGAGGGGTGTGAACCCTTCGAGGTGATCGAGGTGGACTATGGCCAGCAGGTTCTCTGGCCGGTGCATTGCGTGCAGGGCACGACGGGGGCGGAGATCGCCCTGGCGCCATCGGTTCTGGACAAGGCCCAGGCGATCTTCCGCAAGGGCTTTCGTCCGGGCATCGACAGCTACAGCGCATTCCTGGAGAACGACGGCACCACGCCGACCGGCCTCGCCGGCTTCATGCGGGAGCGCGGCTTGACCCGCGCCGTGTTCGCGGGCCTGGCGCTGGACTATTGCGTAGGCTTCTCTGCCCTTGATGCGCGCAAGCTTGGCTTTGAGGCAGCCGTGGACCTAGGCTCCTGCCGTGGCATCGCGGATGCATCGATCGCGGAGCGCATGGCCGAAATGAAGGCGGCCGGTGTCGAGCTGATCTGA
- a CDS encoding cobaltochelatase CobT-related protein: MTEAPAEQYRVYTKAHDRVVRATDLASDPAEADAAAEFLRNRKPLTQTHHASKHAHPARILLDLSGSMRGELIRSTCQALQGLGDRLQASGVPFEVLGFTTLGWKGGQSRKDWLNDGRPKNPGRLSDLLHVIFKTMEDDWGDCRDSIAIAMNAKLLKENIDGEAVEWAMSRAQSDPDEAVLVMISDGVPWCNATLGFNPSGILADHMAATMQGLQDDGVAFRRVCLDGAPGREHLRGPAGRDVFVDLQEGWNGQAIFDALTTAVDGAQAELHEKQSPDAESSQALCP; the protein is encoded by the coding sequence ATGACCGAGGCCCCAGCTGAGCAGTACCGCGTTTACACAAAGGCGCACGACCGGGTTGTCCGGGCAACCGACCTGGCTTCAGACCCAGCAGAAGCGGACGCCGCGGCGGAGTTCTTGCGAAACAGGAAGCCGCTGACCCAGACACACCATGCATCCAAGCATGCGCATCCGGCCCGGATTTTGCTGGATCTCTCCGGCTCCATGCGCGGGGAGCTCATCCGTTCGACATGCCAGGCCCTGCAGGGGCTGGGAGACCGTCTTCAGGCTTCTGGCGTGCCCTTTGAGGTCCTCGGCTTCACGACCTTGGGCTGGAAGGGCGGCCAATCCCGGAAGGACTGGCTCAATGATGGACGGCCGAAAAATCCGGGACGCCTTAGCGACCTTCTCCATGTGATCTTCAAGACCATGGAGGATGACTGGGGAGACTGCCGCGACAGTATCGCTATCGCCATGAACGCGAAGCTTCTGAAAGAGAACATCGACGGCGAAGCGGTGGAGTGGGCCATGTCGCGCGCCCAATCCGATCCGGATGAGGCCGTGCTTGTGATGATTTCCGATGGCGTTCCGTGGTGCAATGCCACCTTGGGCTTCAACCCCTCGGGTATCCTGGCGGACCATATGGCTGCCACGATGCAAGGTCTCCAAGATGACGGGGTTGCATTCCGCCGGGTATGCCTTGATGGCGCGCCGGGCAGGGAGCACCTGCGTGGCCCAGCTGGCAGGGATGTGTTTGTCGACCTCCAGGAGGGGTGGAACGGCCAAGCTATTTTTGATGCGTTGACCACCGCAGTTGACGGCGCTCAGGCTGAACTGCATGAGAAGCAGTCGCCGGATGCCGAGAGCAGTCAGGCCCTATGCCCGTGA
- a CDS encoding integration host factor subunit beta encodes MVRSDLIDIIAAENPHLTLQEAERAVVAVFTEITAAMEAGGRVELRGFGIFSVREREAREGRNPRTGEPVDVERKHAPFFKVGKQLHKRLNGDA; translated from the coding sequence ATGGTTCGCTCGGACCTGATCGACATCATTGCCGCTGAAAACCCTCATTTAACCCTTCAGGAAGCGGAGCGCGCCGTGGTCGCCGTCTTCACCGAGATCACCGCGGCGATGGAGGCCGGCGGACGCGTGGAGCTTCGAGGGTTCGGCATCTTCAGTGTCCGTGAACGGGAAGCAAGGGAGGGGCGCAATCCGCGCACCGGAGAACCGGTCGATGTGGAGCGCAAGCACGCCCCCTTCTTCAAGGTCGGGAAGCAGCTGCACAAGCGCCTTAACGGCGACGCATGA